ACTGCTCCAAATATAATTTTTGTCAGCACTCTGATAAGTTAAAGgataaaacacacacagtgcAAAAGCCAGAACAaacctttctcttttttatttagatttatgtCCATATtgtgtttaaaacaacaaaaagcatcAGTTTGGAGAACACAGTGATGtccaaaaatacattaaaaaacaaattataagaGGCAACAATTGTTTTTGCAGGATGATGGTGTATTTACAGATTATAGAGTAAGATTTGATATCTAAAATAAGACAATAATTACACAAGTGTAAACACCAATCTTCTTATGcaagacaaaaatgaagaaCCTAGGAAAGAGTCAGACAACTGGCATTCACTGAAGACTCCAGAAGATTCAACTAGGAAATTTTAGTAATATAACACAGTTATATAAAAGTAATATTTGCAACACAATTTGTCTATTatcatatttagttttttatcaGTTCATTTCTTTTACGTATACTTTTTTCTGCCCTTGTCTCTTAACTGATTTTTGTGGCAGTGGGGCAACATCAGTGTTCTGGGCACTGCCTACCTTCCAGGCCACAGGTCCATGAACCCGTGTCCAGTGTTCGATGACTTCACGGGAAcgctcttcctcttcttcatcgCTGTTCTCGGCCACACGTCAGAGTCCTACCAGCTGGTGACGGGGAAGAACGTGACCCGGCTCTGCTACATCTCCAGCACCGATGGGGGGGACACCTGGAGTCCAGTCACCGACTTGACCAAGACAGTCATAGGAGACACCATTAAAGGTCTAAACATGTCCACTTTGAACAGATTTTTAATCTGGATAGTCTTTttgagatgaagaaaaaaacagcacaaatgaAGCCTAAGATGTTTATTTCTCCTCTGGACTTCAAATGAAAACGaagtcagacaaaaaaaaaaaaaaacttctgaaaGCCCCAAAAACTTGATACACCTCATGATACATGATACACCTCTGTGTGTATCAGAGTGGCCAAGATACTCAGTCATTAATTTATCTCCAAAAGATATTTGCATTTCTGATCTCTTTTTGCATAGAAACCACCTTTATATTGttaaagcacagaaaaacaacaatctttagtTAAAAACCACACTTTGTAGAGCTCCTATGGGAAAAGAGGAAATCTTTATCAAATTGCCAACAATTAAATAGGAATTAGGGAAAAATGCTAGCTGTGTTCTGAAAATGATACATGCTATAACTGTTTTTTCATAGTCCCATTCCTCTCCTTCTTCCCAGCAGATTGGGCCACGTTTGCTCTGGGCCCGGGTCACGGCCTACAGCTGAAGTCGGGCCGTCTGCTAATTCCTGCCTATGCCTATCACATCGAGTGCAAAGAGTGTTTGGGGCGCCTCTGTCAGACCACTCCTCGCTCCTTCTGCTTCCACAGTGACACGCACGGCAGGAGCTGGCGCTTTGGAGAAGCCATTCCAGCTCCAGAGAGCGTGGAGTGCCAGAtggtgtctgtggatgaagaagACGGCTCCAACGTGTTGTACTGCAACGCACGAAGCCCTCTGGGATACAGGGTACAAGCCCTCAGTCTGGATGACGGAGCTGTGTTCCAGTCAGGGCAGCTGGTGCCCCGACTGGTGGAGCCTCGAAATGGTTGTCATGGTAGCATTGTTGGATTTCCTGCCCCGTTACATTTATCCAAAAGTCTGAAGAATTGCTCAAAGCGTCTTGTCTCCAGACACTGGACATCCCACACTAGCAACATGCACCTACACCATCCTAATCCAGATTTCCTAAATCCTACCTGGGTGGTGTATTCCCATCCAACACTGACCACCGCCCGCCAGGATCTGGGTCTGTTCCTTAGCCTGTTTCCACGTGATCCAGACAGCTGGCGTGGCCCCTGGGTGATCTATGAGGGTCCCAGCGCGTACTCTGATCTGGCCTACCTGGAGCTGTCAGCCTCACCTGGAGCTGTGCCCGCCGTGGCCTTCGCCTGCCTCTTTGAGTGCGGCACCAAAACCCCCTACGATGAAATCTGCTTCAGCATTTTCACCCTCTATGAGCTCATCGACAATCTGCCCGTGGATGTACAGCCCAGGGAGGATGACTGCAGACAGACCAGCGGGAGCTGTAAACAGCAAACCCAAAGGACACCTGCTGTGCAGCCGAGGCCGCacgtgaagaagaggaggaagaagagcaaGCTGCTCGAGATGTGTTCTTCTTCCTAAGCACAGTTTGAAATGTATGACATCCAGACGAAGTATCTTTTGATTAatagcattttaaaaacaatgtattcTCTCCTCAGGTGCATCTGggtatgtgatt
The Oryzias latipes chromosome 13, ASM223467v1 DNA segment above includes these coding regions:
- the neu4 gene encoding sialidase-4 gives rise to the protein MRSPYFPARSVLFRKESNGVTYRVPALIYVPRNRTFLAFCEERLSPSDSQAHLLVVRKGTFYRNYVEWGNISVLGTAYLPGHRSMNPCPVFDDFTGTLFLFFIAVLGHTSESYQLVTGKNVTRLCYISSTDGGDTWSPVTDLTKTVIGDTIKDWATFALGPGHGLQLKSGRLLIPAYAYHIECKECLGRLCQTTPRSFCFHSDTHGRSWRFGEAIPAPESVECQMVSVDEEDGSNVLYCNARSPLGYRVQALSLDDGAVFQSGQLVPRLVEPRNGCHGSIVGFPAPLHLSKSLKNCSKRLVSRHWTSHTSNMHLHHPNPDFLNPTWVVYSHPTLTTARQDLGLFLSLFPRDPDSWRGPWVIYEGPSAYSDLAYLELSASPGAVPAVAFACLFECGTKTPYDEICFSIFTLYELIDNLPVDVQPREDDCRQTSGSCKQQTQRTPAVQPRPHVKKRRKKSKLLEMCSSS